A region from the Streptomyces lydicus genome encodes:
- a CDS encoding carboxyl transferase domain-containing protein translates to MTTVPAGRETPAAASAPQDGPLGWRGYDEARAQARARTGEEESVVTALATIGGRESVVLSFEFRYLGGSLGERTGDRLEAAYALARERGLPVVSLITTGGSRMQEGMRALTQLQRVARQSALNRAAGLPQIAVLRDPTTGGGWATLGAAADVILALPGAQVGFAGSRVRPPGADPYAYSAEGQLAAGQIDAVVPPDRLRGTLQRWMHLLCPPPRSRTRSVEPAPLPYALGAPGLPETGWSAVVRAREPGRPRAEAYLRAYFDEREEISGDRCGGTDPGIRCGFGRHEGRTIAFAAQCGTATRPAGFRTAARLIRLADRLGIPVLTLVDTPGAANDAAAERAGAGAAIADAFAALATAEVPVTSLLIGEGGSGGALALAAPDRLWATPDSYFSVIAPELAAAILKRDEAQIHDTADQLRIRPQDLLELGVIHGIVPPP, encoded by the coding sequence GTGACGACCGTTCCCGCCGGCCGCGAAACGCCGGCGGCGGCATCGGCTCCACAGGACGGCCCGCTCGGCTGGCGCGGCTACGACGAAGCGCGGGCCCAGGCGCGCGCACGGACCGGCGAGGAGGAGTCGGTGGTCACCGCCCTGGCCACGATAGGCGGCAGGGAAAGCGTCGTGCTCTCCTTCGAGTTCCGCTATCTGGGCGGCTCCCTCGGCGAGCGCACCGGCGACCGTCTGGAGGCCGCTTACGCACTCGCCCGAGAGCGCGGTCTGCCGGTCGTTTCACTGATCACCACGGGCGGCAGCCGGATGCAGGAAGGGATGCGCGCCCTGACTCAACTCCAGCGGGTGGCACGGCAGTCGGCGTTGAACCGGGCCGCGGGGCTGCCGCAGATCGCCGTGCTGCGCGATCCGACGACCGGCGGCGGCTGGGCCACCCTCGGCGCGGCTGCCGATGTGATCCTCGCGCTTCCCGGGGCACAGGTCGGCTTCGCGGGCTCACGGGTACGCCCTCCGGGCGCCGACCCTTACGCCTACTCCGCCGAAGGGCAGCTCGCCGCCGGTCAGATCGATGCCGTCGTGCCGCCCGACCGGCTGCGGGGCACGCTCCAGCGGTGGATGCACCTGCTGTGCCCGCCACCTCGGTCCCGTACGCGCAGCGTGGAGCCCGCGCCTTTGCCGTACGCGCTCGGGGCTCCCGGGCTGCCGGAGACCGGCTGGAGTGCGGTGGTCCGCGCCCGCGAGCCCGGACGGCCGCGCGCCGAGGCGTATCTGCGCGCGTACTTCGACGAGCGGGAGGAAATCAGCGGCGACCGCTGTGGCGGCACCGACCCCGGGATACGGTGCGGCTTCGGCCGTCATGAGGGGCGCACGATCGCCTTCGCCGCCCAATGCGGCACGGCCACCCGCCCGGCCGGTTTCCGCACCGCCGCGCGTCTGATCCGGCTCGCCGACCGGCTGGGCATCCCGGTCCTCACCCTCGTGGACACCCCGGGCGCCGCCAACGATGCCGCGGCTGAGCGGGCCGGTGCCGGCGCGGCCATCGCCGACGCCTTCGCGGCGCTCGCCACGGCCGAGGTACCCGTCACCTCCCTGCTGATCGGTGAGGGCGGATCGGGCGGTGCACTGGCCCTTGCCGCACCGGACCGGCTGTGGGCGACTCCGGACAGCTACTTCTCCGTGATCGCCCCGGAGCTGGCCGCGGCCATCCTCAAACGCGACGAAGCACAGATCCACGACACCGCCGACCAACTCCGCATCCGCCCCCAGGACTTGCTGGAACTGGGCGTCATCCACGGCATCGTCCCACCGCCCTGA
- a CDS encoding type II toxin-antitoxin system Rv0910 family toxin, whose product MAEVTAQARIEAPAGKLWDRLTDFDSYGEWNATHTAFPTGGPESLEVGAGYEEHMKLMGFPAEVAWTVRELEPGRLLDIQGNGPMGVSLGMRYELIPDGGATVVRIDGAFTGAAVSLMAGKLRDSAGAALNESLRRLAGLVT is encoded by the coding sequence ATGGCCGAAGTGACCGCGCAGGCCCGCATCGAAGCGCCGGCCGGGAAGCTCTGGGACCGGCTCACCGACTTCGACTCGTACGGGGAGTGGAACGCCACCCACACCGCCTTCCCCACGGGCGGGCCGGAATCGCTCGAGGTCGGCGCGGGTTACGAGGAGCACATGAAGCTGATGGGCTTCCCCGCCGAGGTCGCCTGGACCGTGCGGGAACTGGAGCCCGGCCGCCTCCTCGACATTCAGGGCAACGGCCCGATGGGCGTCAGCCTGGGGATGCGCTACGAGCTCATTCCGGACGGCGGGGCGACGGTCGTGCGGATCGACGGGGCGTTCACCGGCGCCGCGGTTTCGCTGATGGCCGGCAAACTCAGGGACTCGGCCGGCGCCGCACTGAACGAGTCACTGCGCAGACTCGCCGGCCTGGTCACCTGA
- a CDS encoding pyridoxamine 5'-phosphate oxidase family protein — protein MTRGEAYEPTTRTTPTRARDRAAYDHDTVHAILDAGYVCHLGFVRDGSPVVLPTLYGRVGDRLYLHGSSGSRPLRMAGEATGETTEETPDPGLDVCVTITHVDGLVLARSAFHHSVNYRCVVVHGTAHQVTDPEEKKAALDALVDHVVPGRAADSRPGNAKELAATAVLRLDLREVSAKIRTGGPNDEPEDLALPYWSGVLPVAPVYGAPIPSDDLAPGTPEPAYLSAR, from the coding sequence ATGACCCGAGGCGAGGCATACGAACCCACCACCCGCACGACCCCCACCCGCGCCCGCGACCGCGCGGCCTACGACCACGACACGGTGCACGCCATCCTCGACGCGGGATACGTCTGCCATCTGGGCTTCGTCCGCGACGGCTCCCCCGTCGTCCTGCCGACGCTCTACGGCCGCGTGGGCGACCGCCTCTATCTGCACGGATCATCCGGCTCCCGCCCGCTGCGGATGGCGGGCGAAGCAACAGGGGAAACGACAGAGGAAACACCTGACCCCGGCCTGGATGTGTGTGTCACCATCACCCACGTCGACGGTCTGGTGCTGGCCAGGTCCGCGTTCCACCACTCCGTCAACTACCGCTGCGTGGTGGTCCACGGCACCGCACACCAGGTCACCGACCCCGAGGAGAAGAAGGCAGCCCTCGACGCGCTCGTCGACCATGTGGTGCCGGGACGCGCCGCGGACTCCCGGCCCGGCAACGCCAAGGAATTGGCGGCGACCGCCGTGCTCCGTCTCGACCTGCGCGAGGTCTCCGCCAAGATCCGCACCGGCGGCCCGAACGACGAGCCGGAGGACCTGGCACTGCCGTACTGGAGCGGGGTCCTCCCGGTGGCACCGGTATACGGCGCACCCATACCCTCCGACGATCTCGCGCCCGGCACGCCCGAGCCCGCGTACCTCTCCGCCCGCTGA
- a CDS encoding LysR family transcriptional regulator, which yields MLNLDRLRTLSAVARHGSVSAAADGLHVTTSAVSQQIAKLERETGQQLLAKNGRGVRLTDAGRLLADHAMRILSQVELAQAELEAHRGQAVGELRLGAFPTAARGLFPAALVALRAEHPQLRARLTEMEPDESVRGVVRGDIDLAIVLDWYNRPRSLPEGLAKAPLLDDPADVAMPSAHPLAGRRSVELEEFADDEWISWPQGEFCSEWLLFTLRGKGIEPHIAHMAEEHHTQLALIASGLGVAVAPRLGRGPVPEGVSVVPVRHTMRRHVYAIWRADADRRPSIRAAVAALRAAGKDVEAR from the coding sequence ATGTTGAACCTTGATCGCCTACGGACGCTGAGTGCGGTCGCCCGGCACGGCTCGGTGAGCGCGGCCGCCGACGGACTGCATGTGACGACCTCTGCCGTCTCGCAGCAGATCGCCAAACTCGAGCGGGAGACCGGACAGCAACTGCTGGCGAAGAACGGGCGCGGGGTCCGGCTGACCGACGCCGGACGGCTGCTCGCCGACCATGCGATGCGCATCCTCTCCCAGGTCGAGCTGGCCCAGGCCGAACTGGAAGCGCATCGCGGCCAGGCGGTGGGCGAACTGCGGCTGGGCGCGTTTCCCACCGCGGCACGGGGGCTCTTCCCCGCCGCGCTGGTCGCCCTCCGGGCCGAACACCCGCAGCTACGGGCGCGGCTGACAGAAATGGAACCGGACGAGTCGGTACGCGGCGTGGTGCGCGGCGATATCGATCTGGCCATCGTCCTCGACTGGTACAACCGGCCGCGGTCGTTGCCCGAAGGGCTGGCGAAGGCCCCGCTCCTGGACGATCCGGCCGATGTGGCGATGCCGTCCGCCCATCCGCTCGCCGGACGGCGGTCCGTGGAACTGGAGGAATTCGCGGACGATGAGTGGATCTCCTGGCCGCAGGGGGAGTTCTGCAGTGAATGGCTGCTGTTCACGCTGCGCGGCAAGGGCATCGAACCGCATATCGCGCACATGGCTGAGGAGCACCACACCCAGCTGGCCTTGATCGCATCCGGACTGGGCGTCGCGGTGGCTCCCCGCCTCGGCCGTGGGCCGGTACCGGAGGGGGTGAGTGTGGTGCCCGTCCGCCACACGATGCGCCGTCATGTCTACGCCATCTGGCGCGCGGACGCTGACCGCAGGCCCTCGATCCGTGCTGCCGTGGCGGCGCTCCGTGCGGCCGGGAAGGACGTGGAGGCCCGCTGA
- a CDS encoding Clp protease N-terminal domain-containing protein, with the protein MQNRTAYSGGDGPAQEELDNLLTVELATVVSAARRRATRDGDRQVDTAHLLHGLLESDPAVRDAFDGAPQIARLLGYLVQRSIGYGLRWHGTIEDSGAVPMVAEGGVPGWSPAAAAAMDGALDRAHARYATRAGCLDLLAALVDDPESRAVEVLRRASVDTARLAARLDGERAGCD; encoded by the coding sequence GTGCAAAACCGTACTGCGTACAGTGGTGGCGACGGGCCCGCCCAGGAGGAGCTCGACAACCTTCTCACCGTCGAGCTCGCGACGGTCGTCTCCGCCGCCCGCAGGCGGGCCACCCGCGACGGCGACCGGCAGGTCGACACCGCGCATCTGCTGCACGGCCTCCTGGAATCGGACCCCGCCGTACGTGACGCCTTCGACGGCGCCCCGCAGATCGCCCGGCTGCTGGGCTACCTCGTCCAGCGCAGCATCGGCTACGGACTCCGGTGGCACGGCACCATCGAGGACTCCGGCGCGGTGCCCATGGTCGCCGAGGGCGGGGTCCCCGGCTGGTCACCGGCCGCGGCCGCTGCCATGGACGGTGCCCTGGACCGCGCCCATGCCCGCTATGCCACCCGCGCGGGCTGTCTCGACCTGCTCGCCGCTTTGGTGGACGACCCCGAGTCCCGGGCCGTCGAGGTGCTGCGCCGGGCCTCCGTCGACACCGCCCGGCTCGCCGCCCGTCTGGACGGGGAGCGCGCCGGCTGCGACTGA
- a CDS encoding DMT family transporter — MSTTTGLATASSAATTNSSTAKPSPPTTTAPPTADAHTTAHTTDSPRSDASPRTGTAAPKSTGRALGWPLRFAVLSLVWGFSFLFIKVGTQGFAPLQVTLGRVAFGALVLLIVVVLKRERLPRSRRIWAHLTVAAFFLNALPFSLFAYSELTIPSTLAGICNATSPLWGMALSVIALAEDRPSRRRVAGLGLGFLGVLTVLGAWQGFAGTDLTGTAMALGASLSYAIGWIYVRRTLAGVPHSHLSMSSAQLLLAAVQLAVATPLFTTAPAGYPVIPLLAVIALGVLGTGLAFLIQYGLVAEIGPTTAQMVTYFIPVIATAAGVALLHEQLSWNTPVGALVVLAGAALTQSKPRPSTPSLPRRGSTTA; from the coding sequence ATGAGCACCACCACCGGCCTAGCCACCGCCTCCTCCGCGGCCACCACGAACTCTTCCACCGCGAAGCCTTCGCCCCCGACCACGACCGCGCCCCCTACTGCCGACGCGCACACCACGGCGCACACGACCGACTCACCCCGCTCCGACGCCTCGCCCCGCACCGGCACCGCGGCCCCGAAGTCCACCGGCCGGGCCCTCGGCTGGCCGCTCCGCTTCGCCGTCCTCTCCCTGGTCTGGGGCTTCAGCTTCCTCTTCATCAAGGTGGGCACCCAGGGCTTCGCCCCGCTGCAGGTCACGCTGGGCCGGGTGGCGTTCGGGGCGCTGGTGCTGCTGATCGTCGTGGTGCTCAAGCGGGAGCGGCTTCCCCGCTCCCGCCGCATCTGGGCCCACCTCACCGTCGCCGCGTTCTTCCTCAATGCACTGCCGTTCTCCCTCTTCGCCTACTCCGAGCTCACCATCCCCTCCACACTGGCCGGCATCTGCAATGCCACCTCGCCGCTGTGGGGTATGGCGCTGTCGGTCATCGCGCTCGCCGAGGACCGCCCCAGCCGGCGCCGGGTCGCGGGGCTCGGCCTCGGGTTCCTGGGTGTGCTCACCGTGCTCGGCGCCTGGCAGGGCTTCGCCGGTACGGACCTGACGGGCACCGCGATGGCACTGGGCGCCTCGCTCAGCTACGCCATCGGCTGGATCTACGTGCGCCGCACCCTGGCGGGCGTCCCGCACTCCCACCTGTCCATGTCCAGCGCCCAACTGCTGCTGGCGGCCGTCCAACTGGCGGTGGCGACACCCCTGTTCACCACCGCACCGGCCGGCTACCCGGTCATCCCGCTGCTCGCCGTCATCGCCCTCGGCGTCCTGGGCACCGGCCTCGCCTTCCTCATCCAGTACGGGCTGGTCGCCGAAATCGGCCCCACCACCGCGCAGATGGTCACGTACTTCATCCCCGTGATCGCCACCGCGGCCGGGGTGGCCCTCCTGCACGAACAGCTGAGCTGGAACACCCCCGTCGGCGCCCTCGTCGTCCTGGCCGGCGCCGCTCTCACACAGAGCAAGCCCCGCCCGAGCACCCCCTCACTCCCCCGGCGCGGCTCCACCACCGCCTGA
- a CDS encoding PadR family transcriptional regulator, with amino-acid sequence MRSHGHEHGHEHGHERCGPGRHGGRGDFGGGGERRRSPFGPFGPPFGGPPFGGPPMGGRGRGGPRGRARRGDVRASILALLKDRPMHGYEMIQEIAERSGGAWKPSPGSVYPTLQLLEDEGLITSASEGGKKLFSLTDAGRSEADSGSDAPWEDAGRGVDWEAMNEIRKAGSGLVEAFRQVWATGSPAQREKAMAVVNRARKELYLILAEED; translated from the coding sequence ATGCGTTCCCACGGACACGAGCACGGACATGAGCATGGGCATGAGCGCTGCGGTCCCGGCCGTCATGGCGGCCGCGGTGACTTCGGGGGCGGCGGCGAGCGGAGGCGTTCCCCCTTCGGCCCGTTCGGCCCGCCGTTCGGGGGCCCGCCCTTCGGCGGGCCGCCCATGGGCGGACGGGGGCGCGGCGGACCGCGCGGCCGGGCGCGGCGCGGCGATGTGCGCGCCTCGATACTGGCGCTGCTCAAGGACCGCCCGATGCACGGCTATGAAATGATCCAGGAGATCGCCGAGCGCAGCGGCGGGGCGTGGAAGCCCAGCCCCGGCTCGGTCTATCCGACGCTGCAGCTCCTCGAGGACGAGGGTCTGATCACCAGCGCGAGTGAGGGCGGCAAGAAGCTGTTCTCGCTGACCGACGCGGGGCGTTCCGAGGCCGACAGTGGCTCGGACGCCCCCTGGGAGGACGCCGGTCGTGGCGTCGACTGGGAGGCGATGAACGAGATCCGCAAGGCCGGCAGCGGTCTGGTCGAGGCCTTCCGTCAGGTGTGGGCCACGGGCAGTCCCGCCCAGCGGGAGAAGGCGATGGCGGTGGTCAACAGGGCGCGCAAGGAGCTGTACCTGATCCTCGCCGAGGAGGACTGA
- a CDS encoding PhzF family phenazine biosynthesis protein, translating to MRIRIVDAFSARPFAGNPAGVVLLDSAAFPDTAWLQQVATEVNLSETAFAHPLPEGEDADWALRWLTPAAEVNMCGHATLATAHVLHTTGTATGPVRFRTRSGVLTTTAGTGGAITMDFPTAPLTPVEVPPLVADALGAEIRSAHDTGPGVGDLLVELADEKSVRALAPDLKALAGHGGRGVIATARAENPGGGYDFVSRCFFPGVGIDEDPVTGSAHTALAPFWSPRLGRDALVGLQGAARTGFVRTELRGDRTLLTGSAVTVIDGELLVTG from the coding sequence ATGAGGATTCGTATCGTCGACGCCTTCAGTGCGCGTCCGTTCGCCGGAAACCCCGCGGGAGTCGTGCTCCTCGACTCCGCCGCCTTCCCCGATACGGCCTGGCTGCAGCAGGTCGCCACCGAGGTCAACCTCTCCGAGACCGCCTTTGCGCACCCGCTGCCCGAGGGCGAGGACGCCGACTGGGCGCTGCGCTGGCTCACCCCGGCCGCCGAGGTGAACATGTGCGGGCACGCCACACTGGCCACCGCCCATGTGCTGCACACCACCGGGACGGCCACCGGGCCGGTCCGCTTCCGTACCCGCAGCGGGGTGCTGACCACGACGGCCGGCACCGGCGGTGCGATCACCATGGACTTCCCGACCGCCCCGCTCACGCCCGTCGAGGTGCCACCGCTCGTCGCGGACGCCCTGGGCGCCGAGATCCGCTCGGCGCACGACACCGGCCCCGGTGTCGGGGACCTCCTGGTGGAGCTGGCCGACGAGAAGTCCGTACGGGCGCTCGCCCCGGATCTCAAGGCGCTGGCCGGACACGGCGGCCGGGGCGTGATCGCCACGGCGCGCGCCGAGAACCCCGGCGGCGGCTATGACTTCGTCTCGCGCTGCTTCTTCCCCGGGGTGGGTATCGACGAGGACCCGGTGACGGGCAGCGCGCACACCGCGCTCGCCCCGTTCTGGTCTCCGCGCCTGGGCCGTGACGCGCTCGTCGGCCTGCAGGGCGCCGCCCGCACCGGCTTCGTCCGCACCGAGCTGCGCGGCGACCGTACGCTGCTGACCGGCTCGGCGGTCACGGTCATCGACGGCGAGCTGCTGGTCACCGGCTGA
- a CDS encoding aminotransferase class I/II-fold pyridoxal phosphate-dependent enzyme, translated as MLGEYRIAGRRASEIAASVERAVGAGELQPGEVLPPLRELAVYLEVNPNTVAAAYRTLRDRGVIETAGRRGSRVRPRPASTPREALRVEVPPGVRDASDGNPDPALLPPLERALAQAAARSARRPVLYGTPAIDDDLAALARAAFDGDGVPAGPVAVTSGALDAIERVLAAHLRPGDTVAVEDPGWGSLLDLIPALGLRPAPVGVDDEGPLPEHLARALQDGARAVVVTDRAQNPTGAAVSRARATELRTLLAAHPGVLLIEDDHGHGIVDVPLHPLAGVTDHWVLVRSTAKAYGPDLRLAVLTGDALTVDRVRGRQGLGPGWISHLLQDVVVHLWRTSAVDPGAVAGAYGRRRDALIRALAERGVSARGRSGMNVWVPVPDETGAVARLLHSGWAVAPGARFRLHSPPGIRITVSALTEDDIVPVADAVAAARGVGEARRYE; from the coding sequence GTGCTAGGAGAGTATCGGATCGCAGGGCGGCGTGCATCGGAGATTGCCGCCAGCGTCGAGCGAGCCGTCGGTGCCGGTGAGCTCCAACCGGGCGAAGTCCTGCCCCCGCTGCGGGAGTTGGCCGTCTATCTCGAAGTCAATCCGAATACGGTCGCGGCCGCATACCGCACGCTCCGCGACCGCGGGGTGATCGAAACCGCGGGTCGGCGGGGCAGCCGGGTGCGCCCCCGTCCGGCGAGCACCCCTCGCGAGGCGCTGCGGGTGGAGGTCCCGCCCGGCGTCCGTGACGCCTCCGACGGAAACCCCGATCCGGCCCTGCTGCCCCCGCTCGAACGGGCGCTGGCGCAGGCCGCGGCGCGCAGCGCTCGGCGCCCCGTGCTCTATGGCACGCCCGCGATCGACGACGACCTTGCGGCCCTCGCCCGTGCGGCCTTCGACGGCGACGGTGTGCCGGCCGGCCCCGTGGCCGTCACCAGCGGCGCACTGGACGCCATCGAGCGGGTGCTGGCCGCCCATCTGCGGCCCGGTGACACCGTGGCGGTGGAGGACCCTGGGTGGGGCAGCCTGCTGGATCTCATCCCGGCGCTCGGGCTGCGCCCCGCCCCGGTCGGGGTGGACGACGAAGGCCCGCTGCCGGAGCACCTGGCGCGTGCGCTCCAGGACGGCGCCCGTGCCGTGGTCGTCACCGACCGGGCACAGAATCCGACCGGAGCCGCGGTCAGCCGGGCCCGCGCCACCGAACTCCGCACCCTCCTGGCCGCCCACCCCGGTGTCCTCCTCATCGAGGACGACCACGGCCACGGCATCGTCGACGTCCCGCTTCACCCACTCGCCGGCGTCACCGACCACTGGGTCCTGGTCCGCTCGACGGCCAAGGCGTACGGTCCGGATCTGCGTCTGGCGGTGCTTACCGGTGACGCGTTGACCGTCGACCGGGTGCGGGGCCGCCAGGGCCTCGGTCCGGGCTGGATCAGTCATCTGCTCCAGGACGTGGTCGTCCATCTCTGGCGGACGTCCGCGGTCGACCCTGGGGCGGTGGCCGGAGCGTACGGGCGGCGGCGGGATGCGCTGATACGGGCCCTGGCGGAGCGCGGAGTCTCCGCCCGGGGACGCAGCGGAATGAATGTGTGGGTACCGGTCCCGGACGAGACCGGTGCGGTGGCCCGGCTCCTGCACTCCGGCTGGGCGGTGGCTCCCGGTGCCCGCTTCCGGCTGCACTCCCCGCCCGGCATCCGCATCACCGTCTCCGCCCTCACCGAGGACGACATCGTCCCCGTGGCGGACGCCGTTGCCGCGGCGCGGGGTGTGGGGGAGGCGCGGCGGTACGAGTGA
- a CDS encoding CPBP family intramembrane glutamic endopeptidase has translation MQSDTSPVADADVPGKGPGPGPGAGVAEEPSRSILRSETLIVLALSLGASGVSALISFIGSLTKPGGLKHQAATLNGSHAPGRPWLDLAWQLFGIATALVPVVLVAHFLLRERAGGLRAIGFDRRRPGFDLSRGAGLAAVIGGSGLLLYLGARAAGFNLTVVPEALPAVWWKIPVLIASAVQNAVLEEVIVVGYLLRRLGQLGWSPMAALAASALLRGSYHLYQGIGGFVGNMVMGVIFVLLYRRWGRVGPLVAAHALIDTVAFVGYAVLAGHVGWLPTA, from the coding sequence GTGCAGTCGGATACAAGTCCCGTGGCTGATGCGGACGTTCCCGGTAAAGGGCCCGGTCCGGGGCCGGGAGCGGGAGTGGCCGAGGAGCCGTCCCGGAGCATCCTGCGGAGCGAGACGCTGATCGTCCTGGCTCTCTCGCTGGGCGCCAGCGGGGTGTCGGCGCTGATCAGCTTCATCGGATCGCTGACCAAACCCGGCGGTCTCAAGCACCAGGCGGCGACGCTCAACGGCTCGCATGCGCCGGGCCGGCCCTGGCTGGATCTCGCCTGGCAGCTGTTCGGTATCGCGACCGCCCTCGTCCCTGTCGTGCTGGTGGCACATTTTCTGCTGCGCGAACGAGCCGGGGGGCTGCGGGCGATCGGCTTCGACCGGCGACGGCCCGGCTTCGACCTGAGCCGCGGGGCCGGGCTGGCCGCCGTCATCGGCGGCAGCGGACTGCTGCTCTATCTGGGCGCGCGGGCGGCCGGATTCAATCTGACGGTGGTGCCCGAGGCGCTGCCCGCGGTGTGGTGGAAGATCCCGGTGCTGATCGCTTCCGCGGTGCAGAACGCCGTCCTGGAGGAGGTCATTGTCGTCGGGTATCTGCTGCGCAGGCTGGGGCAGTTGGGCTGGTCCCCGATGGCGGCGCTCGCGGCCAGTGCGTTGCTGCGCGGCTCCTACCACCTCTACCAGGGCATCGGCGGCTTCGTCGGCAACATGGTGATGGGCGTGATCTTCGTCCTGCTCTACCGGCGCTGGGGGCGGGTCGGGCCGCTGGTCGCCGCGCATGCCCTGATCGACACCGTGGCCTTCGTCGGCTACGCGGTGCTCGCCGGGCATGTGGGGTGGCTGCCGACTGCGTGA
- a CDS encoding EamA family transporter, which produces MHASSGSPAGSSTGPGQGISGCWETQPSPPTPGASRDAAPRGRGAGLGIALLSALAFGGSGVAAKPLISAGLEPLHVTWLRVAGAALVMLPLAWRHRDLPRRRPALLAGYGLLAVAGVQACYFAALSRIPVGVALLVEYLAPALVLGWVRFVQKRPVTRAAAVGVVLAVGGLACVVEVWSGLSFDALGLALALGAACCQVGYFVLSDHGTDGDDTVDPLGVIAYGLLIGAVVLTVIARPWGMDWAVLGAGAEMNGARVPAVLLLAWIVLIATVAAYLTGVVSIRRLSPQVAGVVACLEAVIATVLAWVLLGEHLSAPQIVGGVVVLAGAFIAQSAKPKATETVRVAGAGAGTGAGAGKGAGAEGGADAGVPGSGVSPASSTAAPSASSAP; this is translated from the coding sequence ATGCATGCGTCCTCGGGGAGCCCGGCAGGTTCATCGACCGGTCCGGGCCAGGGAATATCCGGGTGCTGGGAGACCCAGCCGTCACCACCCACTCCCGGGGCGAGCCGTGACGCAGCACCCCGGGGGCGCGGTGCCGGCCTCGGGATCGCCTTGCTGTCCGCCCTCGCCTTCGGCGGCTCGGGCGTGGCCGCCAAGCCCCTGATATCCGCCGGTCTCGAACCGCTGCACGTCACCTGGCTGCGGGTCGCCGGCGCCGCGCTGGTCATGCTGCCCCTCGCCTGGCGCCACCGGGACCTGCCGCGTCGCCGCCCCGCGCTGCTCGCGGGCTACGGACTGCTCGCCGTCGCGGGGGTGCAGGCTTGTTACTTCGCCGCGCTCTCCCGTATCCCCGTGGGTGTGGCGCTGCTCGTCGAATATCTGGCGCCCGCCCTGGTGCTGGGCTGGGTGCGGTTCGTTCAGAAGCGGCCGGTCACCCGTGCCGCCGCGGTCGGCGTGGTGCTGGCCGTCGGCGGACTGGCCTGCGTCGTCGAGGTCTGGTCCGGGCTGAGCTTCGACGCCCTCGGGCTCGCTCTCGCGCTCGGCGCGGCCTGCTGCCAGGTCGGCTACTTCGTGCTCTCCGATCACGGCACCGACGGCGACGACACGGTGGACCCGCTCGGCGTGATCGCCTACGGCCTGCTGATCGGCGCCGTCGTCCTCACCGTGATCGCCCGGCCCTGGGGCATGGACTGGGCGGTGCTCGGCGCCGGTGCGGAGATGAACGGCGCCCGGGTGCCCGCTGTCCTGCTGCTCGCCTGGATCGTGCTGATCGCGACGGTGGCCGCGTACCTCACCGGAGTGGTCTCGATCCGCCGGCTCTCGCCGCAGGTGGCCGGGGTGGTCGCCTGCCTGGAGGCGGTCATCGCGACGGTCCTCGCCTGGGTCCTGCTCGGCGAACACCTCTCCGCGCCGCAGATCGTCGGTGGAGTCGTGGTGCTGGCCGGCGCCTTTATCGCGCAGTCGGCCAAGCCGAAGGCGACGGAGACCGTGCGAGTGGCGGGCGCCGGTGCCGGGACGGGCGCGGGAGCCGGGAAGGGCGCGGGCGCGGAGGGCGGGGCGGACGCCGGCGTGCCGGGAAGCGGTGTTTCCCCGGCGTCATCGACCGCGGCGCCCTCCGCTTCCTCGGCCCCTTAG
- a CDS encoding FMN-binding negative transcriptional regulator produces MLIHPWDAPTEDAEWQQWLAVHDFGQLAANGRPGEPPMLQPLHFAYDPSHREVITHLARPNPLWDALEDRPTVLLSVVDDYTFIPGPWQAAEDQPPEHGVPTSFYAAVQLTCTAHVVDDPEEKAELLQRQTSHFQPDGGSAPVTAGAAPYGRMLSGIRGLRLEVHEIRAKFKYGGKRSEAVQQRISERLAERDGPRDAAARTHQQRRLTAAGTPTGPPSPERRP; encoded by the coding sequence GTGCTGATCCATCCCTGGGACGCCCCCACCGAGGACGCCGAGTGGCAACAGTGGCTCGCGGTGCACGACTTCGGCCAGCTGGCCGCCAACGGACGGCCCGGTGAGCCTCCGATGCTGCAACCGCTGCACTTCGCCTACGACCCCTCCCACCGTGAGGTCATCACGCATCTCGCCCGCCCCAACCCCCTCTGGGACGCGCTGGAGGACCGGCCGACGGTGCTGCTGAGCGTGGTGGACGACTACACCTTCATCCCCGGCCCCTGGCAGGCGGCCGAGGACCAGCCGCCCGAGCACGGCGTCCCCACCAGCTTCTACGCAGCGGTCCAGCTGACCTGCACCGCCCATGTGGTGGACGACCCGGAGGAGAAGGCCGAGCTGCTGCAGCGGCAGACGAGCCACTTCCAGCCGGACGGCGGCTCGGCCCCGGTCACCGCCGGCGCGGCCCCGTACGGGCGGATGCTGTCCGGTATCCGCGGTCTGCGCCTCGAAGTGCACGAGATCCGCGCCAAGTTCAAGTACGGAGGCAAGCGGAGCGAGGCCGTCCAGCAGCGCATCTCGGAACGCCTCGCCGAACGGGACGGCCCCCGGGACGCGGCGGCCCGCACCCACCAGCAGCGCCGGCTGACGGCAGCGGGCACCCCCACCGGCCCGCCCTCTCCTGAACGACGCCCCTGA